A DNA window from Bdellovibrio sp. BCCA contains the following coding sequences:
- the rplK gene encoding 50S ribosomal protein L11 has translation MAKKVTGMIKLQIPAGKANPAPPVGPALGQHGVNIMEFCKQFNARTQALGDSIIPIIITVYQDRSFTFITKTPPVSSLIKKALKLESGSKQPQKDKVGKINNDQIKQIATTKLPDLNCLKVESAMSQVAGTAKSMGIDIA, from the coding sequence ATGGCAAAAAAAGTTACAGGAATGATCAAGCTGCAAATACCGGCAGGGAAAGCTAATCCAGCTCCTCCCGTTGGACCGGCACTTGGACAGCACGGGGTAAACATCATGGAATTCTGTAAGCAGTTCAACGCTCGTACACAAGCGTTGGGTGATAGCATCATCCCTATCATCATCACTGTTTACCAAGACAGATCGTTTACTTTCATCACAAAAACACCACCGGTGTCTTCTTTGATCAAAAAGGCGTTGAAGCTTGAATCAGGCTCAAAACAGCCTCAAAAAGACAAAGTAGGCAAAATCAATAACGATCAAATCAAGCAAATCGCTACAACGAAATTGCCTGATTTGAACTGCTTGAAAGTTGAATCAGCAATGTCACAAGTTGCCGGTACAGCTAAGAGCATGGGCATCGATATCGCATAG
- the nusG gene encoding transcription termination/antitermination protein NusG, whose product MEKKWYIVNVQTSCENTAKKAIEEKIKSNKMEEFFGEILIPAESVVELVKGQKQTKSRKFFPGYIFVQMFLNDETWHLVRNSSKVTGFVGGTKTRPPEVPEAEVLRVTQQMAGVAEKPKPKVKFAVGENVTVIDGPFSNFQGSVEEVNEDKGKLKVLVSIFGRPTPVELDYIQVEKN is encoded by the coding sequence ATGGAAAAAAAGTGGTACATCGTTAACGTTCAAACTAGCTGTGAAAATACGGCTAAAAAAGCTATCGAAGAAAAAATTAAGTCCAATAAAATGGAAGAATTTTTCGGCGAGATTTTGATCCCTGCTGAAAGCGTTGTTGAGCTTGTAAAAGGCCAAAAACAAACTAAATCGCGTAAATTTTTCCCGGGATATATCTTCGTTCAAATGTTTTTGAATGATGAGACTTGGCATTTAGTACGTAATTCGTCTAAGGTGACTGGCTTCGTAGGCGGTACTAAAACTCGTCCTCCGGAAGTTCCGGAAGCCGAGGTTCTTCGTGTAACTCAGCAAATGGCTGGTGTTGCAGAGAAACCGAAGCCAAAAGTGAAGTTCGCTGTAGGTGAAAATGTGACTGTTATTGATGGTCCATTCTCTAACTTCCAGGGTTCCGTAGAAGAAGTGAACGAGGACAAAGGTAAGTTGAAAGTCCTTGTTAGCATCTTCGGTAGACCAACTCCAGTGGAATTGGACTACATTCAGGTTGAAAAAAATTAA
- the secE gene encoding preprotein translocase subunit SecE translates to MEKANSKILTSSFAVAAILVALTASLLIKAFAGAFGVVARAADSDVVRHGLPVALGLVVFAVLQFNPRVKTWGEEVVTEIRKVVWPTRKDTTAMTIACVVMVLISSVIISSFDLISGFFINYLMK, encoded by the coding sequence ATGGAAAAAGCTAACTCTAAGATTTTGACATCCAGCTTTGCAGTTGCAGCTATCTTGGTCGCTTTGACAGCATCTCTTCTTATCAAGGCATTTGCAGGAGCATTCGGTGTTGTTGCCCGTGCTGCTGACTCAGATGTCGTAAGACACGGATTGCCAGTAGCTTTGGGTCTTGTGGTATTTGCGGTTCTTCAATTCAACCCACGTGTTAAAACATGGGGTGAAGAGGTTGTAACTGAGATTCGTAAAGTCGTATGGCCGACTCGCAAAGACACAACAGCTATGACTATCGCTTGCGTGGTGATGGTTCTTATCTCTAGCGTGATTATCAGTTCATTTGATTTGATTTCGGGCTTTTTTATTAACTATCTAATGAAGTAA
- the tuf gene encoding elongation factor Tu yields the protein MSKEKFNRSKPHVNIGTIGHVDHGKTTLTAAITTTLAAAGKAQAMSYDQIDKSPEERERGITISTTHVEYETDKRHYAHVDCPGHADYVKNMITGAAQMDGAILVVSSADGPMPQTREHILLARQVGVPALVVFMNKVDMVDDKELLDLVELEVRELLSKYEFPGDEIPVVKGSALKALEGDTSEIGRPAIMKLMDACDAYIPEPVRATDKTFLMPVEDVFSISGRGTVVTGRVERGIVKVGDEIEIIGIRPTQKTTVTGIEMFRKLLDEGQAGDNCGVLLRGTKKEEVERGQVLAKPGSVKPHKKFKAEAYILTKEEGGRHTPFFNGYRPQFYFRTTDVTGVCTLKAGTEMVMPGDRVELAVELIAPIAMEKELRFAIREGGRTVGAGVVVEILE from the coding sequence ATGTCTAAAGAGAAATTTAACCGTTCGAAGCCGCACGTAAATATCGGCACAATCGGTCACGTTGACCATGGTAAAACAACTTTGACTGCTGCTATCACTACTACTCTTGCAGCAGCTGGTAAAGCTCAGGCGATGTCTTACGATCAAATCGATAAGTCTCCTGAAGAGAGAGAGCGTGGTATCACTATCTCTACAACTCACGTTGAGTATGAAACTGACAAACGTCACTACGCTCACGTTGACTGCCCAGGACACGCCGACTACGTAAAAAACATGATCACTGGTGCCGCGCAAATGGACGGAGCTATCCTAGTAGTTTCTTCTGCTGACGGTCCAATGCCACAAACACGTGAGCACATCCTTCTTGCACGTCAAGTAGGTGTTCCTGCTCTAGTTGTATTCATGAACAAAGTGGACATGGTTGACGATAAAGAATTGTTGGACCTTGTTGAACTTGAAGTTCGCGAACTTCTTTCTAAGTACGAATTCCCTGGCGACGAAATCCCAGTAGTAAAAGGTTCTGCTTTGAAAGCTTTGGAAGGTGACACTTCTGAAATCGGTCGTCCAGCTATCATGAAATTGATGGACGCTTGCGATGCTTACATCCCTGAACCAGTTCGTGCTACTGACAAAACTTTCTTGATGCCAGTAGAGGACGTATTCTCTATCTCTGGTCGTGGTACAGTTGTTACTGGCCGTGTAGAGCGTGGTATCGTTAAAGTTGGTGACGAGATCGAAATCATCGGTATCCGTCCAACTCAAAAAACAACAGTAACTGGTATCGAGATGTTCCGTAAACTTCTTGATGAAGGTCAAGCTGGAGACAACTGCGGTGTTCTTCTTCGTGGTACTAAAAAAGAAGAAGTTGAGCGTGGTCAAGTTTTGGCGAAACCAGGTTCTGTAAAACCTCACAAAAAATTCAAAGCTGAGGCTTACATCCTTACTAAAGAAGAAGGTGGACGTCATACTCCATTCTTCAACGGTTACCGTCCTCAATTCTACTTCCGTACAACTGACGTAACAGGCGTTTGTACTTTGAAAGCTGGAACTGAGATGGTTATGCCTGGTGACCGCGTAGAGTTGGCTGTTGAGTTGATCGCTCCAATCGCAATGGAAAAAGAATTGCGTTTCGCGATCCGCGAAGGTGGCCGTACTGTAGGCGCCGGCGTAGTTGTTGAAATCCTTGAGTAG
- a CDS encoding TrmH family RNA methyltransferase, with the protein MKKNNSRPGSRNSHSHSQRPSQGGRPSGGGRPQQGRGAPSQRSENQIPREWRIVIGTHAINEVLKVRPQQVKGMWIRQGWESSNDLREMHELALENRVKVDIKPETVIEKFGSSQQGAAIFVDGAPTLDMQGLENFEKSIVLMLDGIEDPHNLGAIVRTSWLAGAQGVLIPEDRAVGLTPTVHKVACGGVEHVPVEETTNFAKYAEELKKQGYWIFGLSPRGKRSIFELDLPDKVVWAVGSEDKGLRVTTERLCDELVFIPQASSSASYNASVATAMALTETLRQHAPRGNRKKS; encoded by the coding sequence ATGAAGAAAAATAATTCTCGTCCTGGATCTCGCAACTCTCATTCTCATTCACAACGTCCTTCGCAAGGTGGTCGTCCCTCCGGAGGCGGTCGTCCTCAGCAGGGGAGAGGGGCTCCTTCTCAACGCTCTGAAAATCAAATTCCTCGCGAGTGGCGCATCGTCATCGGTACGCACGCGATCAATGAAGTTTTAAAAGTGCGTCCTCAACAGGTGAAGGGCATGTGGATTCGTCAAGGATGGGAGAGTTCCAATGACTTGCGCGAAATGCATGAGCTTGCTCTTGAGAACCGAGTGAAAGTCGACATCAAACCAGAAACTGTGATTGAAAAATTCGGTTCATCTCAACAAGGTGCTGCGATTTTTGTCGATGGTGCACCGACTTTGGATATGCAAGGTCTAGAAAATTTTGAGAAGTCCATCGTCTTGATGTTGGACGGTATCGAAGATCCGCACAACTTAGGCGCAATTGTGAGAACTTCTTGGCTTGCGGGTGCTCAAGGTGTCTTGATTCCAGAAGATCGCGCGGTGGGTCTAACTCCGACAGTTCATAAAGTCGCTTGCGGCGGTGTCGAACACGTGCCGGTTGAAGAGACGACGAATTTCGCTAAGTATGCGGAAGAATTAAAAAAACAAGGTTATTGGATTTTTGGACTAAGTCCTCGTGGAAAACGATCTATTTTCGAATTAGATCTTCCCGACAAAGTTGTTTGGGCAGTTGGTTCGGAAGACAAAGGTTTGAGAGTGACAACGGAAAGACTTTGTGATGAATTGGTTTTCATTCCGCAGGCTAGTTCTTCAGCGAGTTACAACGCATCCGTAGCGACAGCTATGGCGTTAACTGAGACGTTGAGGCAGCACGCGCCGCGCGGAAACCGAAAAAAATCGTAA
- the pyrF gene encoding orotidine-5'-phosphate decarboxylase yields the protein MNKNLRAHPMKNPIILALDVDTRDQAMRIADDVADIVGGIKLGPRLCLRYGMEFVKEMAARAPIFLDNKHFDIPSTMEAAVRASFEAGASLVTVHALSGSEALKKMAEVEKELNQKRPFKVLAVTILTSWDQNSLPLNMKEQPIAQHVTDLATLVKDSGLSGIVCSPHELDLLQNRDLYLVTPGIRFSMQDSGDQKRIMGPKEALRKGASALVVGRPILEAKNIKETATDFVMAVYEEK from the coding sequence ATGAATAAAAATCTTCGTGCTCATCCGATGAAAAATCCGATCATTTTGGCGTTGGACGTTGATACTCGCGATCAGGCGATGCGAATTGCCGATGACGTCGCTGATATTGTCGGCGGAATCAAGTTGGGCCCGCGCTTGTGTCTTCGCTACGGCATGGAGTTCGTCAAAGAAATGGCGGCACGAGCCCCGATTTTCCTGGATAACAAACACTTCGATATTCCGTCGACCATGGAAGCGGCGGTTCGAGCAAGTTTTGAGGCGGGAGCCTCTCTCGTCACTGTGCATGCCCTCAGCGGCTCTGAAGCTCTGAAAAAAATGGCGGAAGTGGAAAAGGAATTAAATCAAAAACGTCCTTTTAAAGTTTTGGCTGTCACGATACTGACATCGTGGGATCAAAACTCTTTGCCGCTGAATATGAAAGAGCAACCGATTGCTCAACACGTGACGGATCTCGCGACATTGGTGAAAGATTCGGGTCTTTCAGGTATTGTCTGCTCTCCTCACGAATTAGACCTTTTACAAAACCGCGATCTTTACCTTGTCACGCCGGGAATTCGCTTTAGTATGCAGGATTCTGGCGATCAAAAACGTATCATGGGCCCTAAAGAAGCTCTCCGCAAAGGAGCATCGGCTTTGGTGGTAGGTCGTCCGATCCTTGAAGCAAAAAACATCAAGGAAACTGCAACTGATTTCGTAATGGCTGTATATGAAGAAAAATAA
- a CDS encoding HAMP domain-containing protein: MSIFKPRRKMVVNREVQYDVLMYVGVFVVALFIVQVFTAYLFLDQVQRVVGTMSALEFIARYKISFLVYQIIPVSFSLIVGVYIFNRLTSRIAGPLFNMRRILQKARNGELETAEIKLRENDYFQEEINDINVILKRKSD, translated from the coding sequence ATGTCGATATTTAAGCCCCGCCGCAAGATGGTTGTGAACCGTGAGGTTCAATATGACGTACTGATGTATGTCGGTGTCTTCGTTGTCGCCCTCTTTATAGTCCAAGTTTTCACGGCTTATCTTTTTTTGGATCAAGTGCAACGCGTGGTGGGCACAATGTCAGCCTTGGAATTTATTGCCCGCTATAAAATAAGCTTCCTCGTTTATCAAATTATTCCGGTTTCTTTTAGCTTGATTGTCGGTGTTTATATTTTCAATCGACTTACAAGTCGCATCGCCGGACCTCTCTTCAATATGAGAAGGATTTTGCAGAAGGCGCGCAACGGAGAACTTGAAACTGCAGAAATCAAACTGCGAGAAAATGATTATTTCCAAGAAGAGATAAACGACATCAATGTCATTCTAAAAAGAAAATCCGACTAA
- a CDS encoding choice-of-anchor D domain-containing protein: MKLLFLLLLSIFFAVPSNADETSAPSLSEEVCGIVIGDEDMQIQTQYLFYNFGRTLVNTTKSVRFYLRNNGRFPFYINSINTNGDRFRDEENCPGVLWPGQRCTIRVLFRPNQVGLFTGSLEVDLIGREDTIVNLRGRGVWEF, encoded by the coding sequence ATGAAATTATTATTCCTCTTACTTCTCAGCATTTTCTTTGCCGTGCCGAGCAACGCCGATGAGACTTCAGCGCCGTCCCTTTCTGAAGAGGTTTGCGGCATCGTCATCGGCGATGAAGATATGCAAATTCAGACTCAGTATCTTTTCTACAATTTCGGCCGGACACTCGTAAACACAACTAAATCCGTGCGCTTCTATCTTCGCAACAATGGCCGCTTTCCTTTTTATATCAACAGCATTAACACGAACGGCGACCGTTTTAGAGACGAAGAAAATTGTCCCGGCGTTTTATGGCCAGGACAGAGATGCACCATTCGGGTCCTCTTCCGCCCCAATCAAGTGGGACTCTTCACAGGAAGTTTGGAAGTCGATCTTATTGGCCGTGAGGATACTATTGTGAATTTACGTGGAAGAGGAGTTTGGGAATTTTAA
- the purM gene encoding phosphoribosylformylglycinamidine cyclo-ligase, whose amino-acid sequence MSKSIDYKTSGVDVHKADAFVDRIKSLVPTTFNDQVLQGIGGFAAVYKLNDKKYLASCTDGVGTKLKLAQKVDKHHGIGIDLVAMCVNDLLCVGARPMFFLDYMAFGKLDTRVSEELIAGMVDGCKQSGMALIGGETAEMPGVYQDGEYDLAGFSVGDLTPEEMFSEERMSEGDVLIGLASSGFHSNGYSLLRKLVKDEETELMKELLEPTKIYVQIFEDLRKKFPTALLATAHMTGGGLDNIPRMSENFDYEINYWPTTAEIAPVFKTILQRVDIPKEELFRTFNMGVGFTLLVKKDQAVSVLSHLHENKVKAWRLGEIRQGQGQIEMTAAWS is encoded by the coding sequence ATGTCTAAGTCGATTGATTATAAAACTTCCGGTGTTGACGTTCACAAAGCCGATGCCTTTGTAGATCGTATCAAATCATTAGTCCCTACGACTTTTAACGATCAAGTTTTGCAGGGAATCGGCGGATTCGCCGCAGTTTACAAACTGAACGACAAAAAATATCTCGCATCTTGCACTGACGGTGTTGGTACCAAACTCAAACTCGCGCAAAAAGTAGATAAACATCACGGCATCGGCATCGACTTAGTCGCAATGTGTGTGAATGATCTTCTCTGTGTAGGCGCACGTCCGATGTTTTTCCTAGACTATATGGCCTTCGGAAAACTCGACACGCGTGTCAGCGAAGAATTGATCGCTGGCATGGTTGACGGCTGCAAACAGTCCGGCATGGCCTTAATCGGTGGAGAAACCGCAGAAATGCCCGGCGTTTACCAAGACGGAGAATATGATCTTGCAGGTTTCAGCGTCGGAGATCTTACACCTGAAGAAATGTTCTCAGAGGAGCGCATGAGTGAAGGCGATGTTCTTATCGGTCTCGCTTCAAGTGGATTTCACTCCAACGGCTATTCTCTTTTACGCAAACTTGTGAAGGACGAAGAAACGGAACTCATGAAAGAACTTCTTGAGCCCACAAAAATCTACGTGCAAATCTTCGAGGATCTGCGCAAAAAATTTCCCACAGCCTTGCTCGCAACAGCCCACATGACGGGCGGGGGCCTCGACAACATTCCGCGCATGAGCGAAAACTTCGATTACGAAATCAATTACTGGCCGACGACAGCCGAAATAGCTCCGGTCTTTAAAACAATCTTGCAAAGAGTCGACATTCCAAAGGAAGAACTCTTCCGCACCTTCAATATGGGAGTGGGCTTCACTCTTCTAGTAAAAAAAGACCAAGCGGTTTCTGTTTTAAGCCACTTGCATGAAAACAAAGTCAAAGCCTGGCGCCTAGGAGAAATACGCCAAGGCCAAGGTCAAATTGAGATGACTGCGGCATGGTCGTGA
- the purH gene encoding bifunctional phosphoribosylaminoimidazolecarboxamide formyltransferase/IMP cyclohydrolase: MTSIRRALLSVSDKTGLLPLAKALAAKNVELIASGGTAKALMEAGLKVTPVETLSGKGEAFQGRMKTISFEIASSLLFRREDPQDIEQAAKLGISPIDLVVVNLYPFHETLKKQAGFEECIENIDIGGPTLLRAGAKNFRSVTVLCEPSQYEEFQKEFTEKNGTTSFEFRQKCAARVYTMTSFYDLAIAGFLTQSTGDALRYGENPHQKAFVMKDPFQEGIAHARSLQGKEMSYNNYLDSDFALKTLQDVHGWQGNKSLPTAVVVKHNTPCGLAVAETPLRALEKAWKGDEKSSFGGIIALNFPVTEEVAAFFSEKFVEVILAPSFAEGAREKLKKNCRVMEVNLKTKPSWNVRSIEGGLLVQEQDTFDLSQSKVVTKNNFAEDKKQLAGFAMLAVKNLKSNAIALCRQEGPEFELLTMGSGQTNRIDCIEKLVTSRLQDKNIKDVSDVVLASDAFFPFADSVQVAAKLGVKYIVQPGGSVKDNEVIAEADKLGIAMMFTGRRHFLH, encoded by the coding sequence ATGACATCCATTCGCAGAGCTCTTTTGAGCGTCTCTGATAAAACAGGTTTGCTTCCATTGGCTAAAGCTCTTGCCGCAAAAAATGTAGAACTCATTGCCAGCGGTGGCACAGCAAAAGCTTTGATGGAAGCAGGACTTAAAGTCACTCCAGTAGAAACCTTAAGTGGCAAAGGCGAAGCTTTTCAAGGTCGCATGAAAACCATCAGTTTTGAAATCGCTTCATCGTTGTTATTTCGTCGAGAAGATCCGCAGGACATTGAACAAGCCGCAAAGCTGGGCATCAGTCCCATTGATTTGGTCGTCGTGAACTTATATCCGTTTCATGAAACGCTAAAAAAACAAGCGGGCTTCGAGGAGTGCATTGAAAACATCGACATCGGAGGCCCGACACTTCTACGTGCCGGAGCAAAAAACTTTCGCTCAGTCACAGTTCTTTGCGAACCTTCTCAATACGAAGAATTCCAAAAAGAATTCACAGAAAAGAATGGAACAACAAGTTTTGAGTTCCGTCAAAAATGTGCGGCTCGCGTTTATACCATGACATCATTTTATGATTTAGCCATCGCAGGCTTTTTAACTCAAAGTACAGGGGACGCCTTACGCTACGGCGAAAATCCTCATCAAAAAGCCTTTGTGATGAAAGATCCTTTCCAAGAGGGGATCGCACATGCGCGTTCCCTTCAGGGGAAAGAGATGTCTTACAACAACTATCTGGATTCCGACTTTGCTCTAAAGACTTTGCAAGACGTGCACGGTTGGCAGGGAAATAAATCTTTACCAACAGCAGTCGTCGTGAAACATAATACGCCCTGCGGATTGGCGGTTGCAGAAACTCCACTCCGTGCTTTGGAAAAAGCCTGGAAAGGGGACGAGAAAAGTTCTTTCGGCGGAATCATCGCTCTAAATTTCCCAGTGACAGAAGAAGTCGCCGCCTTCTTTTCAGAAAAATTCGTTGAAGTGATTTTGGCTCCTTCTTTCGCAGAAGGTGCCCGCGAAAAATTAAAGAAAAACTGCCGAGTGATGGAAGTAAATCTGAAAACAAAACCTTCGTGGAATGTGCGTTCTATTGAAGGCGGTCTTCTTGTTCAAGAGCAGGACACTTTCGATCTTTCGCAAAGCAAAGTCGTCACAAAAAATAATTTTGCCGAAGATAAAAAACAACTCGCAGGATTTGCGATGCTTGCCGTGAAAAATTTAAAAAGCAACGCCATCGCTTTATGCCGCCAAGAAGGTCCTGAGTTTGAGCTTCTCACGATGGGTTCAGGTCAAACCAACCGTATTGATTGCATCGAAAAACTGGTCACTTCAAGGCTGCAAGACAAAAACATCAAAGATGTCTCCGACGTGGTTTTAGCTTCCGATGCATTTTTCCCTTTTGCCGACTCTGTGCAAGTCGCAGCCAAACTCGGGGTGAAATACATCGTTCAACCAGGGGGCTCCGTTAAAGACAATGAAGTGATCGCAGAAGCCGACAAACTAGGAATCGCGATGATGTTCACGGGTCGTCGCCACTTCCTGCACTGA
- a CDS encoding phosphoribosylformylglycinamidine synthase subunit PurQ has translation MSMKPKFLVLWGDGINCENETSRAIELAGGEACKVHVNELLKNPKSLQNYKAMVFPGGFSFGDHLGSGQILALKLENTLKAELQSFVKTKPVLGICNGFQTLVRLGLLPDADFQRSCALVKNEQGHFIDRWVELERDEKSPCVWTKTLPQDFVLPIRHGEGRFVCQDEKTLHRLQTNHQTVLKYKENVNGAAAQIAGVCDASGLVFALMPHPEAALHDWHLPFEGKAWGLEFFKSAVNYLRSER, from the coding sequence ATGTCTATGAAGCCTAAGTTCTTAGTCCTGTGGGGCGACGGAATTAACTGTGAAAATGAAACTTCTCGCGCAATTGAGCTTGCTGGTGGTGAAGCTTGCAAAGTTCATGTGAACGAACTTTTAAAAAATCCAAAGAGTTTGCAAAACTACAAAGCGATGGTTTTTCCAGGAGGATTTTCTTTCGGTGATCATCTGGGGAGCGGGCAAATCCTGGCCCTAAAATTAGAAAATACTTTGAAAGCAGAATTGCAAAGCTTCGTAAAAACAAAACCGGTTCTAGGAATTTGCAATGGCTTTCAAACCTTGGTGCGACTGGGCCTTCTTCCTGATGCTGATTTTCAAAGAAGCTGTGCTTTGGTGAAAAACGAACAAGGACATTTTATCGACCGTTGGGTGGAACTTGAAAGAGATGAAAAATCCCCTTGTGTATGGACGAAAACGCTCCCTCAAGATTTTGTTCTTCCGATCCGTCACGGAGAAGGTCGCTTCGTCTGCCAAGATGAAAAAACTTTGCACCGTCTTCAAACAAATCACCAAACAGTTTTAAAATACAAAGAAAACGTGAACGGTGCAGCAGCGCAGATCGCCGGGGTTTGTGATGCTTCCGGTTTGGTATTTGCGCTTATGCCGCATCCTGAAGCCGCTCTTCACGATTGGCATTTGCCTTTTGAAGGAAAAGCGTGGGGTTTGGAATTTTTTAAAAGTGCCGTGAATTATTTAAGGAGTGAAAGATGA